From Priestia aryabhattai, a single genomic window includes:
- a CDS encoding phage tail spike protein, with product MAVQALTGTISATSNGSGSLRTSYRLNGSVSSLATVNGQVGKSFGITGRIISGSSVTVTELRYVMGEERKETGFFGLDISSYQTISNADLLFSNVDFIYFRAYGSNHSGDGDTSFEDFVSLAAQHGVPSGAYYFGTPSNVADIQADAEAQADQFLLKLYNAYGYGRVGDLIPMLDIESYTDVTTGTANYPMATGMTGQQLVDWIKAFRDYFYNETGRALGLYVNRYFLQDPTQMAMTDEEVSQLSFMPLWIAEYDRYYKSNPTGSPEVLGGWKDYNLWQYEIIKDASSYGVTSSNNEIDHNYTYSMSQITPIEAPTNVELTQLTNRTIQITYTEPVDVDYTGSEIYVNGEFFGTVPKGSNETTIEVNTAIDDQLQVNVVAVDIWGDKGWSSNSYITMRDVEGLIPPPTTVPVKPHPLYIFNREEELVAVLEQGDKDACTYYNGKIKHVLNGEQLLTFTVPVTHPDAEKIEELGSVAVKNKYRQWQLYTITEIVEIHDEDGLIEKDVTAEGAFVELDDVIIEYLFHDRKRPAVVLPTLLSGTRWEVGSVEGTEIHDLTVERESILSALQTFRERWHGELTFRVEIVGNRIARRIIDFTPMQGAWKGKRFEYSEDLTEITRTIDARGLKTALYVYGPEIPDSNGLLMGIEDIEWVKANGDPTDKPLGQSWVGDDTSRLIWGRPIDGGTEKNHLFGVYENNDAVDNEDLIWKAWVNLQTINEPNISYDAKVVDLYNLLGIEAESVDLGDTVAVLDRDLGIEVQARIVQYVFDLDYPEKDDLTLGNYLPNFTTDSAQVDDLTRKVDNLEQTALKEGDTINPSWLDTEFEFAQDAIRLGGGTVIMNKNDGILIVDDPDNPQKAIKLNAGQIALADSRDIATNTFNWRAFGTGAGWLSDLVKTGFIQFDRSQGGTLLLGGEENGNGQLVVYDANGNVVGDLDSSKGGFTNLYVGNFRSDNVLNSNSDDMTIIVNPSTGDDNNDGLTSATALKRLQRAIDRIPKHNNAIVDIYVQKASFNEYEVRIEGFFGLGRIRIYFQQATLNGMIYIYSNNQRIELYDGFVNQIYGTQYLGDGTISVTRTLDVYLSNMNVYSRRNVDYGLRVRSGYCRVEDCKFYDNTTAGVYAELGGVIDMTGSNEGSGGYAGIRASGSGRIAVLDGTVPAGTVVKESVAGGDIVGAVPTSGTVGTPLILDAPPITTIFSPDVVRSWNSRKGWNTNNNYLYQGEWSDKDSLGNTTYYGNYKGCIFFNNSAILTAISGRTVLSARLRLKRLTYGGYSGQYPVTLWALDSQKSVVGVTEPVFDYNISSNTYFGWGEEDWITIPIWIITSLTNGSYGGLGIYTVNGSSYMIMEEDVKLEITYK from the coding sequence ATGGCAGTACAAGCTCTAACAGGTACGATATCCGCTACTTCTAATGGAAGTGGTTCACTTCGTACAAGCTATAGGTTGAATGGTTCGGTATCATCCCTTGCTACCGTAAACGGTCAAGTGGGAAAAAGTTTCGGGATAACTGGACGAATTATAAGCGGTTCGAGTGTGACGGTAACAGAGCTCCGCTATGTAATGGGAGAGGAACGAAAAGAGACAGGATTTTTCGGGCTTGATATATCTTCCTACCAAACTATTAGTAATGCGGATTTACTTTTCAGTAATGTAGATTTTATCTATTTCCGAGCCTATGGTTCAAACCATTCAGGGGATGGAGATACCAGTTTTGAAGACTTCGTGAGTTTAGCAGCGCAACATGGAGTGCCATCAGGTGCTTATTATTTTGGTACTCCTAGTAATGTTGCTGATATTCAAGCGGATGCCGAAGCGCAAGCGGATCAGTTCCTTCTAAAACTATATAATGCCTATGGGTACGGACGAGTTGGGGATTTAATCCCTATGCTCGATATTGAATCCTATACAGATGTGACCACAGGAACCGCTAATTATCCAATGGCTACAGGGATGACTGGACAGCAATTAGTCGATTGGATTAAAGCATTCCGAGACTATTTTTATAACGAAACAGGACGAGCACTCGGGCTTTATGTGAATCGTTATTTCCTGCAAGACCCTACACAAATGGCGATGACTGATGAGGAAGTTTCCCAATTAAGTTTCATGCCTTTATGGATAGCAGAATATGACCGCTATTATAAATCAAATCCAACTGGTTCTCCCGAAGTGTTGGGGGGATGGAAGGATTATAACCTATGGCAGTATGAAATCATTAAGGATGCTAGTTCATACGGAGTGACAAGCAGTAATAATGAGATTGACCATAACTATACGTACAGCATGTCTCAGATAACACCTATTGAAGCTCCTACGAATGTCGAACTCACACAGCTCACGAATAGAACGATACAGATTACGTATACCGAACCGGTTGACGTTGATTATACTGGCTCTGAAATTTATGTAAATGGGGAGTTCTTTGGGACTGTTCCTAAAGGGAGCAATGAAACGACAATTGAAGTAAATACGGCTATTGATGACCAGTTACAAGTGAATGTCGTAGCAGTGGATATATGGGGAGATAAAGGATGGAGTTCTAATTCGTATATCACGATGAGAGACGTTGAAGGTCTCATTCCTCCACCGACAACGGTACCTGTAAAACCTCATCCTCTCTATATCTTTAACAGGGAAGAGGAATTAGTAGCGGTATTGGAACAAGGGGATAAAGACGCGTGTACGTACTATAACGGAAAAATCAAACACGTTTTAAATGGAGAACAGCTTCTCACGTTTACGGTTCCAGTGACTCATCCTGATGCCGAAAAGATTGAGGAATTAGGAAGTGTCGCTGTTAAAAATAAATACCGTCAATGGCAACTCTATACCATTACCGAGATCGTTGAGATTCATGATGAAGACGGACTGATTGAAAAAGACGTGACCGCAGAGGGAGCCTTTGTCGAACTCGATGATGTGATTATCGAATACTTATTTCATGACCGAAAACGACCTGCAGTTGTGCTTCCTACTTTACTGTCAGGCACACGATGGGAAGTAGGGAGTGTTGAAGGGACAGAAATTCATGATTTAACCGTTGAACGTGAAAGTATTTTAAGTGCCCTGCAAACATTCAGGGAGCGATGGCATGGAGAGCTCACCTTCCGAGTAGAGATTGTGGGAAATCGTATTGCAAGACGAATTATTGATTTTACCCCGATGCAAGGAGCTTGGAAAGGAAAACGGTTTGAATACAGTGAGGATTTAACCGAAATCACACGTACCATTGACGCTCGGGGATTAAAAACCGCTCTGTATGTGTATGGCCCCGAAATTCCTGATAGTAACGGTTTATTAATGGGGATTGAAGATATTGAATGGGTGAAAGCAAATGGAGATCCTACCGATAAACCACTCGGGCAATCGTGGGTCGGGGACGATACTTCTCGTTTGATTTGGGGGAGACCGATTGACGGGGGAACAGAAAAAAATCATTTGTTTGGTGTCTATGAAAATAACGATGCGGTTGATAATGAGGACTTAATCTGGAAGGCATGGGTGAACTTACAGACAATTAATGAGCCTAATATTAGCTATGATGCCAAAGTGGTAGATTTATATAACTTACTTGGAATAGAAGCGGAAAGTGTGGATTTAGGGGATACTGTAGCAGTCCTAGATAGAGATTTAGGGATAGAAGTACAAGCCCGAATCGTACAGTATGTATTCGATTTAGATTATCCCGAAAAGGATGATTTGACACTAGGAAACTATCTTCCAAATTTCACAACGGATTCTGCTCAAGTGGATGACCTTACAAGAAAGGTAGATAACTTGGAACAAACCGCTTTAAAAGAAGGAGATACCATTAATCCTTCATGGCTTGATACGGAATTTGAATTTGCTCAGGATGCCATTCGTCTTGGCGGGGGAACGGTCATCATGAATAAAAATGACGGTATCCTAATTGTTGATGATCCTGATAATCCGCAAAAGGCAATCAAACTGAATGCAGGACAAATTGCGTTAGCTGATAGCCGAGACATTGCAACTAATACCTTTAACTGGCGGGCATTTGGTACAGGAGCAGGATGGTTATCTGATTTAGTCAAGACAGGGTTTATCCAATTTGACCGCTCACAAGGGGGAACGCTGCTTCTTGGGGGAGAGGAAAATGGAAATGGTCAGTTAGTAGTTTACGATGCAAATGGAAACGTAGTCGGAGATTTGGATTCCTCAAAAGGTGGTTTTACGAATTTATACGTTGGGAATTTCAGATCGGATAATGTATTAAATAGTAATTCAGATGACATGACCATTATTGTAAATCCTAGTACAGGCGATGATAACAATGATGGATTAACATCTGCGACAGCCTTAAAACGTCTCCAACGTGCGATTGACCGAATCCCAAAACATAATAACGCAATTGTTGATATTTATGTACAGAAAGCTAGTTTCAATGAGTACGAGGTTCGAATTGAAGGATTCTTTGGACTAGGAAGAATAAGAATCTATTTTCAACAAGCCACGTTAAATGGAATGATTTACATTTATAGTAATAACCAACGAATTGAGTTGTACGATGGATTCGTCAATCAAATCTATGGAACTCAATATTTAGGGGATGGGACTATTTCCGTCACTCGTACACTTGATGTTTATCTGAGTAATATGAATGTCTATTCCCGAAGAAATGTTGACTATGGTCTTCGTGTTCGTTCAGGCTACTGTCGTGTAGAAGATTGCAAGTTTTATGATAATACAACCGCAGGTGTTTATGCTGAACTAGGCGGTGTAATTGATATGACTGGAAGCAATGAAGGAAGCGGAGGATACGCGGGAATTCGAGCGTCGGGATCAGGACGTATTGCTGTTTTAGATGGAACCGTACCAGCAGGAACCGTTGTAAAAGAATCTGTTGCCGGTGGAGATATTGTGGGAGCTGTTCCAACTTCGGGTACAGTCGGTACACCATTAATTCTAGACGCTCCACCAATCACAACCATTTTCAGCCCTGACGTTGTTCGTTCGTGGAACAGTAGAAAAGGATGGAATACAAACAACAACTATCTGTATCAAGGAGAATGGAGCGACAAAGATTCATTAGGAAATACAACTTATTACGGAAACTATAAGGGATGTATTTTCTTCAACAATAGCGCAATCTTAACTGCGATCTCAGGAAGAACAGTATTAAGTGCTCGACTTCGTTTAAAACGTTTAACGTATGGTGGTTATTCAGGTCAATATCCAGTTACGTTATGGGCATTAGATAGTCAAAAATCCGTTGTTGGTGTCACTGAACCTGTTTTCGATTACAACATTAGCAGTAATACCTATTTTGGTTGGGGCGAAGAAGACTGGATTACCATTCCAATCTGGATTATCACATCCCTCACGAACGGAAGTTACGGGGGATTAGGTATCTATACCGTAAATGGTTCTAGTTACATGATTATGGAAGAGGACGTGAAGCTTGAAATCACGTACAAATAA
- a CDS encoding phage tail tape measure protein, with protein MEVFKLVGRIAMEGTQAVEKAIQGIGTKADQLGTKMSGVGSKMSGVGSAMSVPLGAAAAGIGAALGKAVGVAMDFESQMDRVGAISGASASQMQQLNDQALQLGASTSKSASEVAVGMESMAASGFSVNEIIGAMPGVIAAAEASGSDMAVVSDTVASALNGFGLEASDASHVADVLAQSANQSAADITDMQYAFKYAAPVAKTLGVSLEEVSAATGIMADVGIKGEQAGTTLRSALLSLASPSKTASAELNSLGINVTDSSGKMLPFSNIVGQLAKATEGMSNTQKTAALSTIFGTEAASGMLAVIDAGPAKLNAMTQGLQNADGASAKTAAQMKDNLKGALQELGGAFETLQITVGTALTPAIEWLANKLQGLATWFNNLSPGMQQFITYGAAISGAVLALVAGIAGFIAILGGMITGISTVVGLFATGSAGAAALGGAFSLLTGPVGIAIAIFAALVAAGVAIYKNWDSIKAFGITIWNAITTFLTQAGNNIKTQWTNDMNDLKTLFTTVFNAIKSFLTTVWTAIRTELINEWNQIKTSATTAFNGIKTAVTTAMNALQTALSAVWNAIKTVATTVWDGLKTYFTTVMSTIKTVLTTEWNAVKTLFTTVWNAIKSSVTSIASSLWSALQTGWTNLQTNATTVWNAIKSLFTTVWNGIKTSVTSVASSLWSALQTGWNNVKTNATTVWNAIKSFFTTTWNGIKSSVTSIATSLWTALQNGWNNLKTNATTVWNAIKTFFTTTWNAIKSSVTSVATSLWNALTTGFNNIKSTATNVFNAIKTFLTNTWNAIKSSVTSVVNALWNSIKSAFNNIKSTVTSLITQAKTAVVNQFNEMKTNAVNRFNQLKSSVQSAASSILSNVRSQFNSVKTAIMNPIEQARSKVQSALNAIRGYFSSLKGKLGISINGIKTPHFKIKNWSLNPKNWVSNPPYIDIQWYKKGGFIDGTSIFGNIGMGEAGAEGIVPLEGKHMLPMAKAIGDYLGDWMPDQKSTGLENATIEVPLVVNGREIARAIVSNIDTELKRQQTIKRRGL; from the coding sequence ATGGAAGTTTTCAAACTCGTTGGACGAATAGCGATGGAAGGTACACAAGCGGTTGAAAAAGCGATTCAAGGCATAGGAACGAAAGCCGACCAATTAGGCACGAAAATGTCAGGTGTCGGAAGCAAAATGTCAGGTGTTGGCTCAGCAATGTCTGTTCCGTTAGGAGCCGCCGCCGCAGGTATTGGCGCGGCGCTAGGTAAAGCGGTTGGCGTAGCAATGGACTTTGAATCGCAAATGGATAGAGTTGGCGCGATCTCAGGTGCTTCGGCTAGCCAAATGCAACAGCTAAATGACCAAGCCTTACAACTTGGTGCATCTACCAGTAAGAGCGCAAGTGAAGTAGCGGTAGGGATGGAAAGCATGGCGGCTTCGGGTTTCTCAGTCAATGAAATCATAGGAGCGATGCCGGGAGTTATCGCGGCCGCTGAAGCCAGTGGTTCAGATATGGCGGTGGTTTCGGATACCGTTGCTTCTGCTTTAAATGGATTTGGCTTAGAAGCTTCCGATGCCTCACACGTTGCCGATGTCTTGGCGCAATCTGCCAACCAATCCGCAGCTGACATCACCGATATGCAATATGCCTTTAAATACGCGGCGCCAGTAGCCAAAACTCTAGGTGTCTCACTGGAAGAAGTTTCGGCGGCCACAGGTATTATGGCTGACGTGGGAATTAAGGGTGAGCAAGCGGGGACAACGTTACGCTCGGCTCTTTTAAGTCTAGCTTCGCCATCCAAAACCGCTTCAGCAGAATTAAATTCACTCGGTATTAACGTAACGGATTCTTCGGGGAAAATGCTACCGTTCTCCAATATCGTTGGTCAGTTAGCCAAGGCTACAGAAGGCATGAGCAATACACAAAAAACAGCGGCGCTCTCAACGATTTTCGGAACAGAAGCGGCGTCAGGTATGTTAGCGGTTATCGATGCAGGACCAGCGAAATTAAACGCCATGACACAAGGGTTACAGAACGCAGACGGTGCTTCCGCTAAGACGGCCGCCCAAATGAAAGACAATTTAAAAGGTGCATTGCAGGAGCTAGGCGGTGCATTTGAAACCTTACAAATTACGGTTGGTACTGCGCTCACACCTGCGATTGAATGGCTTGCAAATAAACTTCAAGGCTTGGCGACGTGGTTTAACAATCTCTCGCCTGGGATGCAACAATTCATCACGTATGGAGCGGCGATTTCAGGTGCAGTGTTAGCTTTAGTGGCAGGAATTGCAGGGTTTATTGCGATACTCGGCGGGATGATTACAGGAATTAGTACAGTGGTTGGGCTATTCGCCACAGGTTCAGCGGGAGCGGCGGCTTTAGGTGGCGCATTTAGTCTCTTAACTGGACCAGTTGGAATTGCCATTGCGATTTTCGCCGCTCTCGTGGCCGCGGGTGTCGCCATCTATAAAAACTGGGATAGTATTAAAGCCTTTGGTATCACCATATGGAACGCAATCACTACTTTCCTTACACAAGCAGGAAATAACATCAAGACGCAATGGACGAACGATATGAACGACTTGAAAACACTCTTTACTACCGTTTTTAATGCAATCAAATCGTTCCTCACTACCGTTTGGACAGCTATTAGAACCGAATTGATAAATGAGTGGAATCAAATTAAAACATCCGCTACTACAGCCTTTAATGGTATAAAAACAGCGGTGACAACAGCCATGAATGCCTTGCAAACAGCCCTGTCAGCGGTATGGAATGCGATTAAAACTGTTGCTACTACAGTATGGGATGGGCTAAAAACTTACTTTACTACAGTAATGTCAACAATTAAAACAGTACTTACTACTGAGTGGAATGCGGTTAAGACATTATTTACAACCGTATGGAATGCGATTAAGTCATCTGTCACTTCTATAGCAAGCTCGCTATGGTCTGCCTTACAAACAGGATGGACGAATTTACAAACGAATGCGACAACCGTTTGGAATGCGATTAAATCATTGTTCACGACAGTGTGGAACGGAATCAAAACATCCGTCACTTCTGTTGCTTCTAGTCTATGGTCAGCTCTACAAACAGGATGGAACAACGTGAAGACCAATGCAACGACGGTGTGGAATGCGATTAAGTCATTCTTTACGACGACATGGAACGGAATCAAATCGTCCGTTACATCAATTGCAACGTCTCTATGGACAGCTTTGCAAAACGGTTGGAATAACTTAAAAACCAATGCGACGACTGTATGGAATGCCATTAAAACATTCTTCACCACAACATGGAATGCCATTAAGTCATCCGTCACTTCTGTTGCAACGTCTCTATGGAATGCGCTAACGACTGGATTTAACAATATTAAATCAACCGCTACGAATGTCTTTAATGCGATTAAAACATTCCTAACGAATACATGGAATGCGATTAAATCAAGCGTTACGTCAGTTGTAAATGCGTTATGGAATTCCATAAAGAGCGCTTTTAACAATATTAAATCCACAGTGACAAGCCTGATCACACAAGCCAAAACAGCGGTGGTAAATCAGTTTAACGAAATGAAAACTAATGCAGTGAATCGTTTCAATCAGCTAAAAAGCAGTGTACAAAGCGCGGCTAGTTCCATTTTGAGTAATGTCAGAAGCCAATTTAATTCAGTGAAAACCGCTATTATGAATCCGATTGAACAAGCCCGCTCAAAAGTACAGTCCGCTTTAAATGCGATTAGAGGATATTTTAGTAGTTTGAAAGGAAAACTGGGGATTTCTATTAACGGAATCAAAACCCCTCACTTTAAAATCAAAAACTGGTCACTAAATCCGAAAAACTGGGTTAGCAATCCTCCTTATATCGATATCCAGTGGTACAAAAAAGGGGGATTCATTGACGGAACATCCATCTTCGGAAACATTGGAATGGGCGAAGCGGGAGCCGAGGGAATTGTTCCTCTCGAAGGAAAACACATGTTACCTATGGCAAAGGCTATCGGGGATTATTTAGGCGATTGGATGCCTGATCAAAAATCTACTGGCTTAGAAAATGCAACGATTGAAGTTCCACTTGTCGTCAATGGTCGAGAGATTGCTAGAGCCATCGTTTCAAATATAGATACCGAATTAAAACGTCAGCAAACAATTAAAAGGAGGGGTTTATAA
- a CDS encoding distal tail protein Dit, whose amino-acid sequence MRYFTFNGRDSRELFPLTNSITRPYLPPITVPSFSVANRAGAVSVQRNDIGTREIDVAVTFMMDSHAEVRQRVRAMADFLIYKEDKILVFSDEPDLQYYARFNQSKTDLEEVAYMGQGTLHFTCYDPFAYALEEKEVAFTEMEQTIVNDGSTEAYPRFRIVPAEDSTWLKITNVSLNKFIYYNASWATGDALIIDHTNNRVYNEATEESLIKNITLDSEFFELQPGDNVILIQNQNASGAGVASALTVNWRERFF is encoded by the coding sequence GTGAGATATTTTACGTTTAACGGGAGGGATTCTCGGGAGCTCTTTCCCTTGACGAACTCCATCACTCGACCTTATCTCCCTCCTATTACCGTTCCTAGCTTTTCCGTAGCAAACCGAGCAGGAGCGGTAAGCGTTCAACGAAATGATATAGGCACAAGGGAAATTGATGTAGCTGTTACCTTCATGATGGATTCCCATGCGGAAGTTAGGCAGCGGGTACGAGCAATGGCTGATTTCCTTATCTATAAAGAAGACAAAATATTGGTGTTCAGTGATGAACCAGACCTACAATACTACGCTCGTTTTAATCAAAGCAAAACAGATTTAGAAGAAGTGGCATACATGGGTCAAGGCACACTCCATTTTACGTGTTATGACCCATTCGCTTATGCCTTAGAAGAAAAGGAAGTTGCCTTTACGGAAATGGAACAAACCATTGTGAATGATGGAAGCACAGAAGCGTATCCACGCTTCAGAATTGTGCCAGCGGAAGATTCTACATGGTTGAAGATTACGAATGTCTCTCTGAATAAATTTATCTATTACAATGCGTCATGGGCCACAGGGGATGCACTCATTATCGACCATACCAACAATCGAGTGTATAACGAAGCAACCGAAGAAAGCCTGATCAAAAACATTACGCTTGATAGTGAATTCTTTGAATTGCAACCTGGGGATAATGTCATTCTGATTCAAAACCAAAACGCTTCAGGTGCAGGTGTGGCAAGCGCTCTAACTGTCAATTGGCGAGAACGTTTCTTCTAG
- a CDS encoding DUF421 domain-containing protein, with the protein MTYWKILLQLPIAILCLFFFLRIMGNKEMQQSTPIEVACVVLLASMAWDVIFGGQYIIPHMILMMVVLVIVIYLIDWLTFRFSLSEKLFFGEPEVIVRDGVALPSVMERNRISHKELAAKLRAKGIFDIKEVEVAILEISGDISVKKKEDS; encoded by the coding sequence ATGACGTATTGGAAAATATTATTACAACTGCCTATTGCTATACTATGTCTTTTCTTTTTCCTCCGAATTATGGGAAATAAAGAAATGCAACAATCTACACCGATTGAAGTAGCATGTGTCGTTTTACTAGCTAGTATGGCTTGGGATGTTATTTTTGGAGGACAATATATTATTCCTCACATGATATTAATGATGGTCGTACTTGTGATTGTGATTTATCTCATTGATTGGCTTACGTTTAGGTTTTCGCTCTCCGAAAAACTCTTTTTCGGGGAACCCGAAGTTATTGTTCGGGATGGAGTAGCATTACCATCCGTTATGGAAAGAAACCGAATCTCTCATAAAGAACTAGCCGCCAAGCTTCGAGCAAAAGGCATATTTGATATAAAAGAAGTCGAAGTAGCGATTCTTGAAATTTCAGGTGATATATCCGTTAAAAAGAAGGAGGATTCTTGA
- a CDS encoding N-acetylmuramoyl-L-alanine amidase, with translation MVTVLLDPGHGGTDGGAGTAPYLEKTRNLELALKVRDYLLSTFTVNVIMSRTTDKTVSLDARTNLANQQHVDYFLSIHHNSGAPSARGYEDFTYINVNDTSTSDRIRAAIHTEVVNRILNKYGLPNRGKKKANFHVLRESTMASTLLEIGFVSNTSDQHLIANPAFYNDMAVAIGEGVGKGLSLVRKKSTPTLSPSPSTPSKTFYRVQVGAYKERANALAMQTRLKSAGFPTILSYSNDIYRVQIGAYGNKDNATAMERRLRSAGFPVFVYQV, from the coding sequence ATGGTTACAGTTTTATTAGATCCAGGGCATGGTGGAACAGATGGTGGTGCAGGTACAGCCCCTTATTTAGAAAAGACACGAAATTTAGAACTAGCCTTAAAAGTACGAGATTACTTGCTGTCTACGTTTACGGTGAATGTCATTATGTCACGTACAACTGATAAAACGGTTAGCTTAGACGCTCGAACAAATCTAGCCAACCAACAGCATGTCGATTACTTCTTATCCATTCATCATAATTCAGGCGCACCTTCAGCAAGAGGATATGAAGACTTCACCTATATTAATGTAAATGACACTTCTACATCAGATAGAATCCGAGCTGCCATTCATACCGAAGTGGTCAATCGAATCTTAAATAAATATGGTTTACCGAATCGTGGGAAGAAAAAAGCAAATTTCCATGTTCTTCGAGAAAGTACGATGGCGTCCACGTTGCTTGAAATTGGTTTCGTATCCAATACGAGCGACCAACACTTAATCGCAAATCCTGCTTTTTATAATGATATGGCCGTCGCCATCGGTGAAGGCGTGGGAAAAGGATTAAGCTTGGTGCGAAAAAAATCTACGCCTACTCTATCGCCATCGCCAAGTACGCCATCCAAAACATTCTATCGTGTGCAAGTCGGCGCTTACAAAGAACGAGCGAATGCGTTAGCCATGCAAACACGTTTAAAAAGCGCAGGATTCCCGACCATCCTTTCATATAGCAATGACATTTACCGCGTACAAATTGGTGCATATGGCAACAAAGATAATGCGACGGCCATGGAAAGACGCTTACGTTCCGCTGGCTTCCCTGTCTTTGTTTATCAGGTGTAA